From the Salmo trutta chromosome 30, fSalTru1.1, whole genome shotgun sequence genome, one window contains:
- the LOC115168486 gene encoding dedicator of cytokinesis protein 3 isoform X8: MRQRHGDGCHVPVQHHLFINLKSFTYNTISEDADVFFSLYDTRDNKQISEKFMVRLNKNGGPKNPEKVDRLCALFTDLSSKDLKRDLYIVTHVIRNGRMLLNDSKKGLPHVQYRRPYGCAVLAMSDVFHTITDLKEEKDFVLKVYTCNNENEWFQIHENIIRKSSTKYSAPSTNYGLIISLQLLRGELDQIRRENQAVFSRALAITRKLGFPDVIMPGDTRNDLYLTLERGDFERGGKSVQKNIEVTVYVLYADGDTLKDCISLGSGEPNTSEHRSFVLYHNNSPRWSEMIKLPIPIDRFRGSHLRFEFRHCSTKDKGEKKLFGFAFTPLMREDGTTLSDESHELYVYKCDENATFSNQGLYLSMPCCKEDFNSCPNLPSTLPFQRNSKETFWVSTQLCSTKLTQNVDLLALLNWKAHPDRVLDILGQLRHINGEEIVKFLRDVLDTLFCLLDDNTDKYGPLVFQSLVFIINLLRDSRFYHFRPVMEAYIQNHFAGALAYKELIRCLKWYMDRSAEVVRQDHIQEAMRALEYLLKFIVQSRILYSRATCGMEEELFRASIQELFQSIRFVLSLDSRSSETLVFTQAALLNSFPDIFDELLQMFTVQEVAEYVRGTLGSMPSTVDIGQSMDVVKLQSIARTVESRLFFFPESRSILLPVVLHHIHLHLRQQRELLICSGILTSIFSIINTSAMESSVQEEVEMMVESLLDVLLQTLLSIMSKSQSLETARGQRCPQCTAEITGEYVSTLLSLLRQMTEVHFHHLLNNFHSKEELKEFLLKIFCVFRNLMKLTIFPRDWSVMRLLTSHVIVVTTQYLSPALHKNFSEADFDFKVWNSFFSLTVLYINQPSLQLEPLTQAKRKNVMDKYGDMRVMMAYELFSMWQKLGENKPHFIPGMMGPFLGVTLVPQSEVRNIMIPIFHDMMDWEQRQNGNFKLVEAELMDKLESMVSDGKGDGNHRELFGLLTQLFGPYPSLLEKIEQETWRETGISFVTSVTRLMERLLDYRECMKGDEMENKKIGGSSNLMNFYKSEMNKEEMYIRYIHKLCDLHLQAEDYTEAAFTLLLYWELLHWEDRPLREFLHYPTQSEWQRKEGLSRKVLHYFNKGKCWEYGISLCRELAFQYETLYDYQSLSWIRKMEAAYYDNIIEQQRIEPEFFRMGFYGRKFPFFLRNKEFVCRGYDYERLEDFQQRMLGEFPQAIAMQHPNQPDDALLQSDAQYLQIYAVTPVSDITDVPQLERVPERIKSFYRINNVTRFHYDRPFHKGPKDRENEFRSLWIERTTLILSRPLPGISRWAEVERRELVEVSPLENAIYVVENKTQELRTLISQYQHRQHHGNINPLSMLLNGVIDAAVNGGIARYQEAFFDKEYINSQPEDTERIAQLNDLMQEQVHILGVGLAVHEKLVHPEMRPLHKKLIDQFHMMRAGLHQSLYVAQQGLPAAYTGVNSPRGILTTHSHMSPESVRLIHRHSPMNLQGSVRQSSSSLSSHTSSEAGGNLVILTDGLMGEPPEDTAHMQPSPSSSSLSSIRSTSSQIINSAPSSARGSPSLPDKTKHNREVMILLPPHQRTNNTMYYSMTDNGQSNNLQRALLQQVSPCKPCIDPHMGLPEKGKYTELFPSAPSSWSLDGEGRETVPYIQGPTGGVIMPPIPPRSFPPGHFLMHFDAFHHQNSDPPPALPIRSLRKSPLHPIPGSPTSPQSALGGSNSTLSGSASSGVSSLSESNFGGQYPDPPVRNDAMEPVPSHLWTPDEYLDSPYLHIHYSGPEAESLDQVRPFHYRNPVSHLHPHSHPHSHPQTGGLDGHPHPHSHPQSHPQPAGLDGHPHPHSHGPSHGPTHHQIPLHGPHRIPYRRPQPPAVPPKPYLREGCIPEEDLSSLLPQPIPLPRRIFHSPHSHREEQAKAAWEQCISEEHEETP; the protein is encoded by the exons TGAGAAGTTTATGGTGAGACTAAACAAAAATGGAGGGCCAAAGAACCCAGAGAAAGTGGACCGTCTGTGCGCTCTCTTCACG GATCTGAGCAGTAAGGACTTGAAGAGAGACCTGTACATTGTGACACATGTCATACGAAATG GTCGTATGTTGTTGAACGACTCAAAGAAGGGTCTGCCCCACGTGCAGTACAGGAGACCGTACGGCTGTGCTGTCCTGGCCATGAGTGACGTGTTCCACACCATCACTGACCTCAAAGAGGAGAAGGACTTTGTACTCAAAGTTTACAC ATGTAATAATGAGAACGAGTGGTTTCAGATCCACGAGAACATCATACGCAAGTCCAGCACAAAGTACTCGGCCCCTAGCACCAACTATG GCCTCATCATCTCTCTACAGCTGCTGCGGGGGGAGCTGGATCAGATCAGGAGGGAGAACCAGGCTGTGTTCAGCAGGGCTCTGGCCATCACACGCAAACTGGGCTTCCCTGATGTCATCATGCCAG GTGACACCCGTAATGACCTGTACCTGACCCTGGAGCGAGGGGACTTTGAGAGGGGGGGCAAGAGTGTCCAGAAGAATATTGAGGTCACTGTGTATGTGCTTTATGCCGATGGGGACACACTCAAG GACTGTATCAGTTTGGGTAGTGGGGAGCCCAACACCAGTGAACACCGCTCTTTTGTCCTGTACCACAACAACAGCCCTCGTTGGAGTGAGATGATTAAACTCCCCATCCCCATAGACCGCTTCAGAGGATCACATCTGCGCTTTGAGTTCAGACACTGTTCCA CTAAAGACAAAGGGGAGAAGAAGCTGTTTGGTTTTGCCTTCACTCCTCTGATGAGGGAGGATGGGACCACGCTGTCAGACGAGAGCCATGAGCTCTATGTCTATAAG TGTGATGAGAATGCAACGTTCAGCAACCAGGGCCTGTACCTGAGCATGCCCTGCTGTAAAGAGGACTTCAACAGCTGCCCCAACCTGCCCTCCACCCTGCCCTTCCAGAGGAACTCCAAGGAGACCTTCTGGGTCTCCACACAGCTCTGCTCCACCAAGCTCACTCAGAACG TGGACCTCCTGGCTCTGCTGAACTGGAAAGCCCACCCCGACAGGGTGTTAGACATCCTGGGTCAACTACGCCACATCAATGGAGAGGAGATTGTCAAG TTCCTTCGAGATGTCCTGGATACACTGTTTTGTCTCCTGGATGACAACACAGATAAATATGGACCACTGGTTTTCCAGTCATTG GTGTTTATCATCAACCTGCTCAGGGACAGTCGTTTCTACCACTTCCGGCCTGTTATGGAGGCATACATACAGAACCACTTTGCAGGAGCTCTGGCCTACAA AGAGCTGATTCGCTGTCTGAAGTGGTACATGGACCGCTCTGCTGAGGTTGTCAGACAGGATCACATCCAGGAGGCCATGAGG GCTCTGGAGTACCTGTTGAAGTTTATCGTCCAGTCTCGGATCCTGTACTCGCGAGCGACCTGtggtatggaggaggagctgTTCAGGGCCAGCATCCAGGAGCTTTTCCAGTCCATCCGCTTTGTGTTGAGTCTGGACAGCCGCAGCTCAGAGACCCTCGTCTTCACACAG GCGGCGTTATTGAACAGTTTCCCAGACATCTTTGACGAGCTGCTGCAGATGTTCACAGTGCAGGAGGTGGCTGAGTATGTTCGGGGCACCCTGGGGAGCATGCCCAGTACGGTGGACATCGGTCAGTCTATGGACGTGGTCAAACTGCAGTCTATCGCCCGCACCGTCGAGAGCAGGCTCTTCTTCTTCCCTG agTCTCGTAGTATTTTGCTGCCGGTGGTCCTGCATCACATCCACCTGCACCTGCGCCAGCAGAGGGAGCTGCTGATCTGCTCAGGAATCCTCACCAGCATCTTCTCCATCATCAATACCAGCGCTATG GAGTCTTCTGTTCAGGAGGAGGTAGAGATGATGGTGGAGAGCCTGTTGGATGTTCTGCTCCAGACTCTGTTGTCCATCATGTCCAAGTCTCAGTCTCTGGAGACAGCTAGGGGGCAGCGCTGTCCCCAGTGCACGGCTGAGATCACG GGGGAGTATGTGTCCACTCTGCTGTCTCTACTTAGACAGATGACCGAGGTCCACTTCCACCACCTGCTCAACAACTTCCACAGCAAAGAGGAACTCAAG GAGTTTCTGTTGAAGATCTTCTGTGTGTTCCGGAACCTGATGAAGCTCACCATCTTCCCCCGAGACTGGAGTGTCATGAGGCTTCTGACCAGTCA TGTCATTGTGGTGACAACACAGTACCTGTCCCCAGCGTTACACAAGAACTTCTCTGAGGCGGATTTTGACTTCAAG gtgtggaACTCTTTCTTCAGCCTGACAGTCCTGTACATCAACCAGCCCAGTCTGCAGCTGGAGCCCCTCACACAGGCCAAGAGGAAGAATGTCATGGACAA GTATGGAGACATGAGGGTGATGATGGCCTATGAGCTCTTCAGCATGTGGCAGAAGCTTG GTGAGAATAAGCCCCACTTTATCCCTGGAATGATGGGTCCGTTCCTGGGAGTGACGCTCGTGCCTCAGAGCGAGGTCCGGAATATCATGATTCCCATCTTCCATGACATGATGGACTGGGAGCAGAGGCAGAACGGCAACTTCAAACTG gtGGAAGCAGAGTTGATGGACAAGCTGGAGAGTATGGTGTCAGATGGGAAAGGGGATGGCAATCacagagagctctttggtctgcT GACCCAGTTGTTTGGGCCTTACCCCAG CCTACTTGAGAAAATTGAGCAGGAGACGTGGAGGGAGACGGGCATCTCATTTGTCACCTCCGTCACGAGACTGATGGAACGCCTGCTAGATTACAG GGAGTGTATGAAAGGAGATGAAATGGAGAACAAGAAAATTGGTGGCTCTTCCAACCTGATG AATTTCTACAAGTCTGAGATGAACAAGGAGGAGATGTACATCCGCTACATCCACAAGCTGTGTGACCTGCACCTGCAGGCAGAGGACTACACAG AGGCAGCGTTCACCCTGCTTCTGTACTGGGAGCTGCTGCACTGGGAGGACCGCCCCCTCAGAGAGTTCCTCCACTACCCCACACAGAGCGAGTGGCAACGCAAGGAGGGCCTCAGTCGCAAAGTCCTCCACTATTTCAACAAGGGAAAG tGTTGGGAATATGGAATATCACTCTGTCGGGAACTGGCTTTCCAGTATGAAACCTTATATGATTACCAGAGTCTGAGCTGGATAagg AAAATGGAAGCTGCGTACTATGACAACATCATAGAACAGCAGAGGATTGAACCAGAGTTCTTCAGGATGGGCTTCTATGGCAGGAAGTTTCCTTTTTTCCTCAGG AATAAGGAGTTTGTGTGCCGGGGTTATGACTATGAACGACTTGAGGATTTCCAGCAAAGGATGCTGGGAGAATTCCCACAGGCCATTGCCATGCAGCACCCCAACCAACCAGATGACGCCCTCCTACAGAGTGATGCTCAGT ACCTGCAGATCTATGCGGTGACCCCAGTGTCAGACATTACTGACGTGCCTCAGCTGGAGCGCGTCCCAGAGAGAATCAAGAGCTTCTACCGCATCAACAATGTCACTCGCTTTCACTACGACAGACCCTTCCACAAGGGACCCAAGGACAGGGAGAATGAGttcaga agcCTGTGGATTGAGAGAACCACCCTGATTCTGTCTCGTCCCCTCCCTGGAATCTCCCGCTGGGctgaggtggagaggagagaactg gtggaGGTGAGCCCTCTGGAGAATGCCATCTACGTGGTGGAGAATAAGACCCAGGAGCTGCGGACCCTCATCAGCCAGTACCAGCACCGGCAGCACCATGGCAACATCAACCCCCTCAGCATGCTGCTCAACGGGGTCATAGATGCTGCAGTCAACGGGGGCATCGCCAGATACCAGGAG GCATTCTTTGATAAGGAGTACATCAACAGTCAACCAGAGGACACAGAGAGGATAGCTCAGCTAAATGACCTGATGCAGGAACAG GTTCACATCCTTGGAGTGGGGCTGGCTGTCCACGAGAAGTTGGTGCACCCAGAAATGCGTCCTCTGCACAAAAAGCTGATAGATCAGTTCCACATGATGAGGGCTGGTTTACACCAG TCTTTATATGTGGCCCAACAGGGGTTGCCAGCGGCCTACACAGGGGTCAACTCTCCCAGAGGCATCCTGACCACTCACAGCCACATGAGCCCAGAGAGCGTTCGTCTGATACACAGACACAG CCCTATGAACCTGCAAGGTTCTGTACgccagtcctcctcctccctctcttctcacaCCTCCAGCGAGGCGGGAGGAAACCTGGTCATCCTGACAGATGGCCTGATGGGAGAGCCCCCTGAGGATACGGCACACATGCAG ccaagcccctcctcctccaGTCTGAGCTCCATTCGCTCCACCTCCTCCCAGATAATCAACTCCGCCCCTTCCAGCGCTAGAG gctCTCCGTCCCTACCGGATAAAACCAAACACAACCGGGAGGTGATGATTCTGCTGCCTCCTCACCAGAGAACTAACAACACAATGTACTACAGCATGACTGACAACGGACAG AGCAACAATCTGCAGCGTGCCTTACTCCAACAAGTGAGCCCCTGTAAGCCATGCATTGACCCTCACATGGGCTTGCCAGAGAAAGGCAAGTATACTGAAT TGTTCCCTAGTGCCCCCAGCAGCTGGAGTCTAGATGGGGAGGGCAGGGAGACAGTGCCCTACATCCAGGGACCTACAGGGGGTGTTATCATGCCCCCCATCCCGCCCAGGTCCTTCCCACCAG GTCACTTCCTGATGCACTTTGATGCGTTCCACCACCAGAACAGTGACCCACCCCCAGCACTGCCCATTCGCTCTCTCAGAAAG tctcctctccaccccatacCAGGCTCCCCCACCAGTCCTCAGTCAGCCCTGGGGGGCAGTAACTCCACCCTCTCGGGCAGTGCCAGCAGTGGCGTCTCCTCTCTGAGTGAGAGTAACTTTGGGGGCCAGTACCCTGATCCCCCCGTGCGAAATGATGCCATGGAGCCCGTCCCCAGCCACCTGTGGACCCCTGATGAGTACCTGGACTCTCCTTACCTCCACATCCACTACAGCGGGCCAGAAGCAGAGTCCCTCGACCAGGTTCGACCCTTCCATTACCGCAACCCTGTCTCACACCTCCACCCTCACTCCCACCCCCATTCTCATCCCCAAACAGGCGGCCTCGACGGTCACCCCCACCCTCACTCCCACCCCCAGTCTCACCCCCAACCGGCCGGCCTCGACGGTCACCCCCACCCTCACTCCCACGGGCCCTCCCACGGGCCCACCCACCACCAGATACCCCTCCACGGCCCCCACCGCATTCCTTACCGGCGCCCCCAACCCCCGGCTGTGCCCCCCAAGCCCTACTTGAGGGAGGGGTGCATCCCTGAGGAGGACCTGAGCTCTCTGTTGCCCCAGCCCATCCCCCTGCCTCGGAGGATCTTCCACTCCCCCCACAGCCACAGAGAGGAGCAAGCCAAGGCTGCATGGGAGCAGTGCATCAGCGAGGAACACGAGGAGACACCATGA